The Streptomyces sp. NBC_00224 genome has a window encoding:
- a CDS encoding response regulator, translating into MTTPAIRVLIADDQMMVRQGLTVLLNAEPGIEVVGQAVDGLDAVAKVAELAPDVVLMDVRMPELGGIEATRRVTAPADATVKVLILTTFDLDEYVYEALRAGASGFLLKDASAAELAHAVRVVAAGDALLAPGVTKRLIAEFSRTIGAPRAPLKDRVATLTERETEVLSLIAQGLSNAEIATALTVAEQTVKTHVSRILVKLALRDRTQAAVFAYESGLVRPTGY; encoded by the coding sequence ATGACGACGCCCGCCATCCGCGTCCTGATCGCCGACGACCAGATGATGGTCCGGCAGGGCCTGACGGTGCTGCTCAACGCGGAACCCGGCATCGAGGTGGTCGGCCAGGCGGTCGACGGCCTCGACGCCGTGGCCAAGGTCGCCGAACTGGCCCCCGACGTCGTCCTGATGGACGTCCGCATGCCCGAGCTCGGCGGAATCGAGGCCACCCGCCGCGTCACCGCCCCCGCCGACGCCACGGTCAAGGTCCTCATCCTGACCACCTTCGACCTGGACGAGTACGTCTACGAGGCCCTTCGCGCGGGCGCCTCCGGCTTCCTCCTGAAGGACGCCTCCGCCGCCGAACTGGCCCACGCGGTAAGGGTGGTGGCGGCCGGCGACGCCCTGCTGGCGCCTGGTGTGACCAAGCGCCTGATAGCCGAGTTCTCCCGCACCATTGGCGCCCCCCGCGCCCCGCTCAAGGACCGCGTGGCCACCCTGACCGAACGCGAGACGGAGGTCCTGTCCCTGATCGCCCAGGGCCTCTCCAACGCGGAGATCGCCACAGCCCTGACGGTGGCCGAGCAGACCGTGAAAACCCACGTCAGCCGCATCCTGGTCAAACTCGCCCTCCGCGACCGCACCCAGGCGGCGGTCTTCGCGTACGAGTCGGGGCTGGTGCGGCCCACCGGGTACTGA
- a CDS encoding sensor histidine kinase, whose amino-acid sequence MPRVSDVIKGGAVVTRVDTKRLVAAVRAGARGMRGELWTVARDPLPRQGVLGWLPHVHVVLFALGVGMVNGVEWTYATGSAKAAVAVCSVAQAGAVVMALSRPVAAWWLSTAALFVSAESVGATVPEGRVWPWSVAGIALHTVVLLLLSLRVRPRVAAAALAVTVGSGLLDLALSGRSHNQDVTRAAIAFGTAVVVGASLRISRVARSRLVEQEVLTADERARRTLLEERGRIARELHDVVAHHMSVISIQAQVAPHLVADPPAELTENLAGIRENAVQALTELRRVLGVLRSEAPEAEGVRHAPQPTLDRLGELVANVRAAGLEVATETTGTPRPLSPGVGLSAFRIVQEALSNAMRHAPGASVHVAIGYHPSSVTVRVTNSPPTGTAPPSPGTGHGLLGMRERAAMLGGELATGPTPEGGYEITALLPTARATTSTNPTEETP is encoded by the coding sequence TGACACGGGTGGACACGAAACGGCTGGTGGCGGCCGTACGGGCGGGGGCGCGCGGGATGCGCGGGGAGCTGTGGACGGTGGCGCGCGACCCGCTGCCGCGCCAGGGGGTGCTGGGCTGGCTGCCGCACGTCCATGTGGTGCTGTTCGCGCTGGGCGTCGGGATGGTCAACGGGGTGGAGTGGACCTACGCGACGGGGTCGGCCAAGGCCGCCGTCGCGGTGTGCTCCGTGGCCCAGGCCGGAGCCGTCGTCATGGCGCTCTCGCGCCCGGTGGCCGCCTGGTGGCTCTCCACGGCCGCGCTCTTCGTATCGGCGGAGTCCGTGGGAGCCACCGTCCCCGAGGGCCGGGTGTGGCCGTGGAGTGTCGCCGGGATCGCGCTGCACACCGTGGTGCTGCTCCTGCTGTCGCTGCGGGTCCGCCCCCGGGTAGCCGCCGCTGCGCTGGCGGTCACCGTCGGGTCGGGGCTGCTCGACCTGGCCCTCTCGGGCCGGAGCCACAACCAGGACGTCACCCGGGCCGCCATCGCCTTCGGGACCGCCGTGGTGGTCGGAGCGTCGCTGCGCATCAGCCGGGTGGCCCGCTCCCGGCTGGTCGAGCAGGAGGTGCTCACCGCCGACGAGCGGGCCCGGCGCACCCTCCTGGAGGAGCGCGGCCGCATCGCCCGCGAGCTGCACGACGTGGTCGCCCACCACATGTCGGTGATCTCCATCCAGGCCCAGGTCGCCCCGCACCTCGTGGCCGACCCGCCCGCGGAACTCACGGAGAACCTGGCGGGCATCCGGGAGAACGCCGTCCAGGCGCTCACCGAACTGCGCCGGGTCCTCGGCGTGCTGCGCTCGGAGGCCCCGGAAGCGGAGGGCGTACGGCACGCTCCGCAGCCCACCCTCGACCGGCTCGGCGAACTGGTCGCCAATGTGCGGGCCGCCGGTCTTGAGGTGGCCACCGAGACCACGGGCACCCCGCGCCCGCTGTCTCCGGGCGTCGGGCTCTCGGCGTTCCGCATCGTCCAGGAGGCGCTGAGCAACGCGATGCGGCACGCGCCCGGGGCGAGCGTGCACGTGGCGATCGGCTACCACCCGTCCTCGGTCACCGTCCGCGTCACCAACTCCCCGCCCACCGGGACCGCCCCGCCCTCGCCGGGCACCGGACACGGCCTGCTGGGGATGCGGGAGCGGGCTGCGATGCTGGGGGGCGAACTGGCCACCGGGCCCACTCCGGAGGGCGGTTACGAGATCACGGCCCTCCTGCCCACGGCCCGCGCCACCACCTCCACGAACCCCACCGAGGAAACCCCATGA